The Streptomyces rubrogriseus genomic sequence GTGGTCGAGGCCGCGCAGGATGTCGGCGAGGAGGGCGGGGTCGCCGGTGGAGCCGGTGCCCTCCTGGACGTACGCCTCGGTCATCGTCCACAGGCGGCCGTAGGCGAAGGTGATGCCGGCCGGCGGGTCGAAGGGGTGGCCCGGCCACAGGGAGGTGGGGGTGGGGGCCATGGTGGCGCGGTGCTCGCGGGCCCGCTCGCCGGTCTCGGCGAGGCGGGAGGCGTACGGCTCGGCTGCCGGGTCGTAGCCGGTGCCGAGGGTGATGCCCAGCCATCGGTGGCGGAGGGCGTCGTAGGGGTCGGCGGTGGCGGCCGCGGCACGGGGGACGGTGGTGAGGGCGGCGGCGGTCGCCGCGGCGAGCAGGACCGCGCGGCGGGTGGGGGCGGTGGGGCGCTGTGGGGTCATGCTCATGCCGTCTATCACGCCGGGAGGCGGGAGGGGAACGGTGCCGCAACACGTGCGGCGCGGGTGGTTGATGGCGGCGCGGAATAGCTCTAGAGTCGAAGCCGTTGGACTGGTTGAACATTCAACTTCAACGCCTTCTTTGGAGGACACCATGACCGCCACTCCCGACCTCGCGACGCTGACCGGCGACTACACCGTCGACCCGGCCCACACGACGATCGGCTTCACGGCGCGCCACGCCATGGTCACCAACGTCAAGGGCAAGTTCCTCGACTTCACCGGCACGCTGCACCTGGACGGCACCGACCCGTCCCGTTCCACGGCGTCCCTGGACATCACGATGGACAGCATCGACACCGGCTCCCCCGACCGTGACGGGCACCTGAAGAGCTCGGACTTCTTCAACACGGGCGAGTACCCGACGATGACCTTCCGCTCCACCAAGGCGGAGTCCCTGGGCGGCGACGACTACCGCATCACCGGTGACCTGTCGATCCTCGGCACGACCAAGCCGCTCACCATCGACCTGGAGTTCAACGGCGCCGCCAAGGACCCGTTCGGCAACGAGCGCGTCGGCTTCGAGGGCAAGGCGGAGATCAAGCGCTCGGAGTGGGGGCTCACCTGGAACGCGGCGCTGGAGACGGGCGGCGTACTGGTCTCCGACAAGATCAAGCTGAACTTCGACATCTCGGCGATCAGGCAGGCCTGACCTCCCGCGACCGTCGACGACGAGAAGCGCGGCGGCGGACGGCATGCGCTCATCGCAGCGCCGCCCGCCCGCCGCCCGGTTCACCCGTCCAGCAACTCCCGCACCTGGTCGAGGGCGGCGCCGAAGGGGTCGGGGAGGACGCCCACCCCGTGGGAGACCAGCGCCCCCTCGTGCAGCAGCACGAGCGTCCGCGCCAGCCGGTCCGCACCGGCCGCGTCGATGTCCCGGGCCAGGCCGGTGAACAGGTCGAGCATCCACCGCTTCTGCCCGGTGATGACCGGGTACGCCGGATGGTCCGGATCACTGATCTCCGCGTGTGCGTTGATCATGCTGCACCCCTTGGACCCGTACCGCTGCGACCACGCGCGCGACGCCTCGAAGACGGCCGCCACCCGGGCGGCGGGCCCCTCCCCCGCCGCCGCCAGCCGCCCGGCGAGCAGTTCCCGCCAGCGCTCGTCGCGTCCGGCCAGGTACTCGACGACGATCTGCTCCTTCGAACCGAAGCGGTCGTACAGCGTCTTCTTGGTCACCCCGGCCTCGGCGGCGATGGTGTCCACGCCGACGGCGTGGATGCCGTGCTCGTAGAACAGCCGCTCGGCGGCCGCCAGCACCCGTCGCGCGCCGGGCGTCATCCGTACCCGGCGGGGTTCCGCTTCCGAACCCATGACCTCTGCACCCATGCCGACGAGTATACCGGTCTGTATAGTGGGCACCCTGGATGAGTAAACAGATCTGTCTACTCTGGATGGGGTCGACGTGAACGTCCTGCTCTCGGCCGCCTTCGTTCTGTGCTGGAGCTCCGGCTTCATCGGCGCCAAGCTCGGTGCTCAGACCGCGGCCACACCCACTCTCCTGATGTGGCGCTTCCTGCCGCTCGCCGTGGCCCTGGTCGCCGCGGCGGCCGTCTCCCGGGCCGCCTGGCGGGGCCTGACACGGCGGGACGCCGGTCGGCAGATCGCCATCGGCGCGCTGTCGCAGAGCGGCTATCTGCTCAGCGTCTACTACGCCATCGAGCTGGGCGTCTCCAGCGGCACCACCGCCCTGATCGACGGCGTCCAGCCACTCGTCGCCGGCGCGCTCGCCGGTCCCCTGCTGCGCCAGTACGTCTCGCGCGGGCAGTGGCTCGGACTGTGGCTGGGGCTGTCGGGCGTGGCCACCGTGACGGTCGCCGACGCCGGGGCGGCGGGCGCGGAGGTGGCCTGGTGGGCGTATCTCGTCCCGTTCCTCGGCATGCTGTC encodes the following:
- a CDS encoding YceI family protein — protein: MTATPDLATLTGDYTVDPAHTTIGFTARHAMVTNVKGKFLDFTGTLHLDGTDPSRSTASLDITMDSIDTGSPDRDGHLKSSDFFNTGEYPTMTFRSTKAESLGGDDYRITGDLSILGTTKPLTIDLEFNGAAKDPFGNERVGFEGKAEIKRSEWGLTWNAALETGGVLVSDKIKLNFDISAIRQA
- a CDS encoding TetR/AcrR family transcriptional regulator, with protein sequence MGAEVMGSEAEPRRVRMTPGARRVLAAAERLFYEHGIHAVGVDTIAAEAGVTKKTLYDRFGSKEQIVVEYLAGRDERWRELLAGRLAAAGEGPAARVAAVFEASRAWSQRYGSKGCSMINAHAEISDPDHPAYPVITGQKRWMLDLFTGLARDIDAAGADRLARTLVLLHEGALVSHGVGVLPDPFGAALDQVRELLDG